From a single Nitrospirota bacterium genomic region:
- a CDS encoding nuclear transport factor 2 family protein, translating to MEPTQEPITGSEDQGNLSLPYQALVQFYCAFNKRDMSLMENNWANTDDIAMDNPLGSINRGWKGIRPVYERIFSGPAEVYVEYYDYTIHETSEMFYAVGRERGYFRLSGEEVELSIRTSRIFQKKDGRWRQVHHHGSIDDPKLLERYQSAVASKPA from the coding sequence ATGGAACCAACTCAAGAACCAATAACCGGCAGCGAAGATCAGGGGAATCTGTCGTTACCATATCAGGCACTCGTCCAGTTCTATTGCGCTTTCAATAAAAGAGACATGTCTTTAATGGAGAACAACTGGGCGAATACAGACGATATTGCAATGGATAATCCGCTTGGCAGCATCAATCGCGGATGGAAAGGAATAAGACCAGTTTACGAGCGCATATTCAGTGGACCAGCAGAGGTCTATGTAGAGTATTACGACTACACCATCCACGAGACTTCCGAAATGTTTTACGCCGTGGGAAGGGAGCGTGGTTACTTTCGACTCAGCGGAGAAGAAGTTGAGTTATCCATTCGCACCTCTCGCATATTCCAAAAAAAGGATGGGCGATGGAGGCAGGTGCACCATCATGGGTCAATTGATGATCCCAAACTTCTGGAAAGGTATCAGTCAGCAGTGGCTAGTAAACCTGCATAG